In a single window of the Nicotiana tomentosiformis chromosome 10, ASM39032v3, whole genome shotgun sequence genome:
- the LOC138899949 gene encoding uncharacterized protein, which translates to MKGIMRFGKNGKLSPRYIGPYKIIRKVGHVAYELDLSSDLESEHPVFYVSMLRQCIGDPSRIFPFDDVQVTEQLSYEEAPIAILDRQVQRLRTKDVALTKVLWRNNNVEEMTWEAEEDIKSRYPLLFPLPEEDPTETSQPEGACMDSCVSYCLWSCEAIVVIDDCGNICH; encoded by the coding sequence atgaaaggcattatgaggttcggtaagaatgGAAAACTTAGCCCtaggtacattggaccatataagatcatacgtaAGGTAGGCCATGTAGCATATGAATTAGACTTGTCTTCTGACTTGGAGTCTGAACATCCAGTCTTTTATGTGTCAATGCTCCGTCaatgtatcggagatccttctaGAATTTTTCCATTtgatgatgttcaggtcacagagcagttATCATacgaggaagctcccattgctatactagatagacaggttcaaagattgaggactaaagacgtagctttgacgaaagtactttggagaaacaataatgtggaagaaatgacttgggaagccgaaGAAGACATAAAGTCTAGGTATCCCCTCTTGTTTCCTCTTCCAGAGGAggatccgactgagacatcacagcctgaaggtgcgtgtatggattcttgtgttagttattgtctttggtcatgtgaggctattgtcgttattgatgattgtggcaatATATGTCATTGA